In the genome of Tautonia marina, one region contains:
- the atpA gene encoding F0F1 ATP synthase subunit alpha, producing the protein MKFRSDEITSLIQREIQEFRADVDRVEVGRVLEVGDGIARIHGLSGIMAGEVVAFENGIRGMALNLEESSVGVIILGDFKQIREGQTATATGELLSVPVGDGMIGRVVNPLGEPIDDGGPILSDMRRMVFSSAPGIADRQPVDEPLQTGIKAIDSMIPIGRGQRELIIGDRKTGKTAVAIDTILNQKGQGVICVYVAIAQKESTTAQLVDILRREGAMDYTIVVAAGASDPAPLAHIAPYAGCAMAEYFMYEKGMATLCVYDDLSKQAVAYRELSLLLRRPPGREAYPGDVFYIHSSLLERSAKLAEKYVIVPESAPTENSDDPVAESWGVNGKVYVGVPGKEEAAHDLKANYATGHKIAKTAKSGGSLTALPLIETLEGEVSAYIPTNVISITDGQIYLQPDLFFAGVRPAVDVGISVSRVGGKAQVPAMKKVAGGLRLDLAAFRELEAFAQIGTELDKATQQQLDRGYRMVELLKQPQYQPMNVADQVMSIFAGSEGFLDTLPVSQVQQFEQEFLRFMATEKKDIRDRLVQEKKLTEEIVTGLRAALEEFRTRYAMAHPSHARSAAVASA; encoded by the coding sequence ATGAAATTCCGATCCGACGAGATCACCTCACTTATTCAACGAGAGATTCAGGAGTTCCGGGCCGATGTCGACCGGGTCGAAGTCGGCCGGGTGCTGGAAGTCGGTGACGGCATTGCCCGGATTCACGGCCTCTCCGGCATCATGGCTGGTGAGGTCGTTGCCTTCGAGAATGGTATTCGTGGAATGGCCTTGAACCTTGAGGAATCCTCGGTGGGTGTGATCATCCTCGGGGATTTCAAACAGATTCGAGAAGGCCAGACCGCCACGGCAACGGGTGAATTGCTGAGTGTTCCCGTTGGTGACGGAATGATCGGTCGCGTGGTCAATCCCCTCGGCGAACCCATCGACGATGGCGGACCGATTCTGAGCGACATGCGACGGATGGTATTCTCCTCTGCTCCAGGCATTGCGGATCGTCAGCCTGTCGACGAGCCCTTGCAGACTGGCATCAAGGCGATCGACTCGATGATTCCGATCGGTCGCGGCCAGCGAGAGCTGATCATCGGCGATCGAAAAACCGGCAAGACTGCCGTGGCCATCGACACCATTTTGAACCAGAAGGGCCAAGGCGTCATCTGCGTTTATGTGGCGATTGCTCAGAAAGAATCGACCACTGCTCAACTCGTCGATATCCTCCGGCGTGAAGGGGCGATGGATTACACCATCGTCGTTGCCGCAGGAGCGAGTGATCCGGCCCCCCTGGCCCACATTGCTCCTTATGCCGGTTGCGCCATGGCCGAGTACTTCATGTACGAGAAGGGGATGGCGACCCTCTGCGTCTACGATGACTTGTCGAAGCAAGCGGTTGCCTATCGCGAGCTGTCGCTCCTGTTACGACGGCCGCCGGGTCGCGAGGCCTATCCGGGCGACGTCTTTTACATCCATTCCAGCCTTCTCGAACGCTCGGCCAAGCTGGCCGAGAAGTACGTTATTGTTCCGGAGAGCGCTCCGACCGAGAATTCGGACGATCCCGTGGCCGAGTCCTGGGGCGTGAATGGAAAGGTCTACGTCGGTGTGCCTGGCAAGGAAGAAGCAGCACACGACCTGAAAGCCAACTACGCAACCGGACATAAGATCGCAAAGACTGCGAAGTCCGGGGGATCGCTCACGGCCCTGCCGTTGATCGAAACCCTCGAAGGTGAGGTGTCGGCGTACATTCCCACCAACGTGATTTCGATCACGGATGGTCAAATTTATCTCCAACCCGACCTGTTCTTCGCTGGAGTTCGTCCCGCGGTCGATGTCGGGATCTCGGTGTCTCGGGTGGGCGGCAAGGCGCAGGTGCCGGCCATGAAGAAGGTGGCCGGTGGTCTCCGCCTTGACCTGGCCGCGTTCCGAGAACTGGAGGCGTTTGCTCAGATCGGCACCGAGCTTGACAAGGCAACCCAACAGCAACTCGACCGTGGTTATCGCATGGTTGAGTTGCTCAAGCAGCCGCAGTATCAGCCGATGAACGTTGCTGATCAGGTGATGAGCATCTTTGCGGGGTCGGAAGGCTTCCTGGACACCCTGCCTGTCTCTCAGGTCCAGCAGTTTGAGCAGGAATTCTTGCGGTTCATGGCGACCGAGAAGAAAGACATTCGGGATCGCCTTGTTCAGGAGAAAAAGCTCACCGAAGAGATCGTCACGGGACTCCGGGCGGCCCTGGAGGAATTTCGAACTCGCTACGCGATGGCTCACCCGTCGCACGCACGAAGTGCTGCTGTCGCGTCTGCCTGA
- a CDS encoding 5-formyltetrahydrofolate cyclo-ligase — MSTDPLRAAKTRLRRLVVDRILSLDPADRLRQEQVLLERFSTLPGFDRATVILLFVAHLPEEVPTRGMIELALERGKIVVCPRVDRQERRLRLFQVKHFDRDLVPGPFGIPEPKPGALEIGPEQIDWALIPGIAFDAQGSRLGRGAGYYDRLLPLLNPNAPRLALVLDPQWVDELPTEPHDQPVHGVVGCQRSWLSPQLPVL; from the coding sequence GTGTCGACCGATCCTCTCCGCGCTGCCAAGACTCGGCTGCGCCGCCTGGTCGTCGACCGCATCCTGTCGTTGGACCCTGCCGATCGCCTGCGGCAGGAGCAGGTACTCCTGGAGCGATTCTCGACGCTTCCCGGTTTTGATCGCGCAACGGTCATCCTGCTCTTCGTCGCTCACCTGCCCGAGGAGGTCCCGACCCGAGGCATGATTGAACTTGCCCTCGAACGGGGAAAGATCGTGGTCTGTCCTCGAGTGGATCGCCAGGAACGACGACTTCGTCTGTTCCAGGTTAAGCACTTTGATCGAGATTTGGTACCCGGGCCGTTCGGGATTCCCGAACCGAAGCCGGGCGCTTTAGAAATCGGGCCTGAGCAGATCGACTGGGCCTTGATCCCCGGAATCGCGTTCGATGCTCAGGGCTCTCGGCTCGGCCGGGGTGCCGGTTATTACGATCGCCTACTTCCCTTGCTTAATCCGAACGCGCCTCGTCTTGCATTGGTGCTTGATCCTCAATGGGTCGACGAGTTACCCACCGAACCACACGATCAACCCGTCCATGGTGTGGTTGGGTGCCAGCGCTCCTGGCTGTCACCTCAGCTACCGGTCCTGTAG
- a CDS encoding DUF6807 domain-containing protein, whose amino-acid sequence MIERLTKAALLLVAFTGPTAMAADITVTLTGQGVELTNSPVFLTLKDADLEPGVYTLKPLKGDGASIEAQVVRDGESLALAMVIPALGARETAHYTLEPSTDATEGVSITSEGRDLRVEIDGDLFTIYRAEDGPKPYFFPVIGPTGAPMTRAYPMEDVEGEDRDHPHQRSFWFTHGNVDGVDFWASDPLNRPNPKFGRITESDRLGIIDGPVVGVIETANAWNSPEGQVLCTDHRVWRTYDLDGVRVIDFDVTISAGKSSVTFEDTKEGTFGLRLASSMNVNKKTGGRIVNAEGIVDTEAWGKASPWVDYTGPIGNETLGVAILNHPSSFRYPTTWHVRDYGLFAANPFGYKDFNYADSGTHTIAPGESIELRYRVILHEGDTDQAKIAREFEAYANPPEVQLSEAK is encoded by the coding sequence ATGATTGAACGACTCACGAAGGCCGCCCTCTTGCTTGTTGCGTTCACGGGTCCAACCGCAATGGCTGCGGACATCACGGTAACCTTGACCGGGCAAGGTGTTGAGCTCACGAATTCGCCCGTTTTTTTGACACTCAAGGATGCGGACCTCGAACCGGGTGTCTACACGCTGAAGCCGCTGAAAGGTGATGGAGCTTCCATTGAGGCCCAGGTGGTTCGAGATGGGGAATCGCTGGCACTGGCGATGGTGATTCCCGCGCTCGGAGCCCGAGAGACGGCTCACTACACGCTGGAACCTTCGACAGACGCGACGGAAGGGGTTTCGATCACGAGCGAGGGGCGTGATCTCCGCGTTGAAATCGATGGTGATCTTTTTACCATCTATCGCGCCGAGGACGGTCCCAAGCCGTATTTCTTTCCGGTCATCGGTCCCACGGGGGCTCCCATGACGAGGGCTTACCCGATGGAGGACGTGGAGGGGGAGGATCGTGACCACCCGCACCAGCGATCGTTTTGGTTCACGCACGGAAATGTTGATGGAGTCGACTTCTGGGCTTCCGACCCGCTGAACCGACCCAACCCGAAGTTTGGGAGAATCACGGAATCCGATCGGCTGGGGATCATTGACGGTCCGGTCGTGGGGGTCATTGAGACGGCGAACGCCTGGAATTCCCCGGAAGGTCAGGTGCTTTGCACCGACCATCGGGTTTGGCGCACCTATGATCTCGACGGGGTGCGTGTGATTGATTTCGACGTGACCATCTCCGCCGGAAAGTCTTCTGTGACGTTCGAGGATACGAAGGAAGGAACCTTCGGACTCCGGTTGGCATCATCCATGAACGTCAATAAGAAAACAGGGGGGCGAATTGTCAACGCCGAGGGGATTGTTGATACCGAAGCGTGGGGCAAGGCCTCGCCGTGGGTCGATTATACGGGGCCGATTGGAAACGAAACCCTCGGTGTTGCCATTCTGAATCACCCCAGCAGCTTCCGTTATCCGACAACCTGGCACGTCCGCGATTATGGACTCTTTGCGGCCAATCCGTTCGGCTACAAGGACTTCAACTACGCGGACTCGGGAACTCACACAATCGCTCCGGGAGAATCAATCGAGCTCCGCTATCGGGTGATCCTCCACGAAGGAGACACCGATCAGGCAAAGATCGCTCGTGAATTCGAGGCCTACGCGAATCCTCCTGAGGTGCAGCTCAGCGAAGCGAAGTGA
- the atpF gene encoding F0F1 ATP synthase subunit B → MLRRKLSAFGPLMTFLLTLTTIWIVGGTSAFAEPLIDDAVQAVAGQEHDSHATSEGEIDILAAEPSLAIYTVTVFFLLLLLLYRFAWGPISKALEAREQSLESAFREAENARAEAAALLEQHRKQMEQVQDQVRQIMDEANRKAETAYQERLGQARADAEATVERATREISAAKEQAVADLYERSADLAVAVAGQVLRREIAGEEHRRLIEVASQELQAVGPNGRGGLS, encoded by the coding sequence ATGCTCCGGCGCAAGCTCTCGGCCTTTGGGCCACTGATGACTTTCCTGCTGACCCTGACCACGATTTGGATCGTCGGCGGAACTTCGGCCTTTGCCGAACCGTTGATCGACGATGCCGTTCAGGCCGTCGCGGGTCAAGAACACGACTCACACGCAACCAGTGAAGGTGAGATTGATATTCTCGCCGCAGAGCCTTCTCTGGCGATTTACACTGTCACTGTCTTTTTCCTGCTTCTGTTGTTGCTCTATCGATTCGCCTGGGGACCAATCTCCAAAGCGCTGGAAGCCCGGGAGCAATCGCTGGAATCTGCCTTCCGTGAGGCAGAAAATGCGAGAGCCGAAGCGGCTGCCTTGCTGGAACAACATCGGAAGCAGATGGAACAGGTCCAGGATCAGGTTAGACAGATCATGGATGAGGCCAACCGTAAGGCCGAAACGGCCTATCAAGAACGGCTTGGTCAGGCTCGCGCAGACGCCGAGGCGACTGTTGAGCGAGCGACTCGAGAAATTTCGGCCGCCAAGGAGCAGGCGGTCGCAGACCTCTACGAACGATCGGCCGATCTTGCAGTGGCAGTCGCCGGCCAGGTCCTGCGTCGGGAAATCGCCGGTGAGGAACACCGCCGATTGATCGAAGTGGCCTCTCAGGAACTTCAAGCGGTTGGTCCGAACGGTCGAGGAGGACTGAGCTGA
- the atpE gene encoding ATP synthase F0 subunit C, which produces MSFAKIAAPILVFSAALLVPAIASFAQDETVAVAFQAESAEDAARIASAASSKGAFADSRALGAGLVIIGAGFGIGMLTRSAVESMARQPETAGNVQTAMIISAALIEGVSFFALIIIGFILSAY; this is translated from the coding sequence ATGTCCTTCGCGAAGATCGCCGCCCCGATTCTGGTCTTCTCCGCCGCCCTCCTGGTTCCGGCCATCGCCTCGTTCGCTCAGGACGAGACCGTTGCCGTCGCTTTTCAGGCGGAATCGGCAGAAGACGCGGCTCGGATTGCGAGTGCTGCCTCGTCCAAAGGAGCGTTCGCGGATTCCCGGGCATTGGGTGCCGGTCTGGTGATTATCGGTGCCGGTTTCGGAATCGGTATGCTGACTCGCTCGGCAGTCGAGAGTATGGCTCGTCAACCCGAAACTGCCGGCAATGTTCAGACTGCGATGATTATCTCGGCTGCACTTATTGAAGGTGTCTCCTTCTTCGCCTTGATCATCATCGGCTTCATTCTGTCAGCGTACTGA
- the atpH gene encoding ATP synthase F1 subunit delta: MSSTEPSVDVSGTVFDEGAEEISHTYATALLNVTESSNEVETILDELDEFVTDIFEHQPVFAGLLSEGISDQHRRDQLLVSTFEGRAHPTLLRFLRVLNRRDRLGLVPLIARTARAMWHRQNNRIPVTIRSAVPLDVDQRALLQERLVSLAGGATPMITEEVQPELLGGLVVQIGDQLYDASVRNQLRRMHEVLLRSRAGELRSRLDLVVD; encoded by the coding sequence ATGAGCAGCACAGAACCTTCCGTCGATGTCAGTGGGACCGTCTTCGATGAAGGTGCTGAAGAGATTTCCCACACCTACGCCACCGCTCTGCTGAACGTGACTGAATCGAGCAACGAGGTTGAGACGATTCTCGACGAGCTCGATGAGTTCGTGACGGACATCTTCGAGCATCAACCCGTTTTCGCCGGCTTGCTTTCCGAAGGAATTTCGGATCAGCATCGCCGTGATCAGCTGCTGGTTTCGACGTTCGAGGGACGAGCCCATCCGACGCTTTTGAGGTTTCTCAGAGTCTTGAACCGTCGAGATCGTCTCGGCCTTGTTCCGCTGATCGCCCGAACCGCTCGGGCAATGTGGCATCGCCAAAACAATCGTATCCCTGTGACGATTCGTTCCGCCGTTCCTCTCGATGTTGACCAGCGTGCCTTGCTTCAGGAGCGCCTGGTGTCTCTCGCCGGAGGAGCGACCCCCATGATCACCGAGGAGGTTCAACCAGAACTTCTCGGTGGCCTTGTAGTTCAGATCGGGGACCAACTCTACGATGCCTCGGTCCGGAACCAATTGCGACGAATGCACGAAGTCTTGCTCCGCAGTCGGGCCGGAGAACTTCGCAGTCGCTTGGATCTCGTGGTCGATTGA
- the atpG gene encoding ATP synthase F1 subunit gamma, with the protein MAKARAIIKRRKSVQNIKKITRTMELIATARFRKALDRATEAESYTRKIAEIVSDLSETSTTQVSHPLLEQRDPVRRVGMLVLTSNRGLAGSYNGNVLRLATRNYEEFQETGTTPLLEVSGKRGIGFLRFRRIAVDTTYTQFEDRPQFDEVEVLANRYLGMFLRGEIDRFEVVYTRFVSASRQTPVSETLLPMTVDRAREDVSRHPRKGANGALGRARTPYEFLPEPESILEEIVPASFKVRLFKCFLDAAVSEQIMRMIAMRGATENADEMVKTLTRQYNRARQSQITRELSEIIGGAAALG; encoded by the coding sequence ATGGCCAAGGCCCGAGCGATCATCAAACGCCGCAAGTCGGTCCAGAACATCAAGAAGATTACGCGGACGATGGAGTTGATCGCCACGGCCCGCTTTCGAAAAGCTCTGGACCGCGCGACCGAGGCCGAATCGTATACTCGCAAGATTGCAGAAATTGTGAGCGATCTGAGCGAGACCTCAACCACTCAGGTCAGTCATCCGTTATTAGAGCAGCGCGATCCGGTTCGTCGGGTCGGCATGCTCGTGCTGACCAGCAATCGGGGACTTGCCGGCAGCTATAATGGGAACGTTCTTCGACTGGCCACTCGAAACTACGAGGAGTTTCAGGAGACCGGTACCACTCCATTACTCGAAGTATCGGGAAAGCGAGGCATCGGCTTTCTCCGGTTTCGCCGCATTGCGGTCGATACGACCTACACACAATTTGAGGACCGCCCTCAGTTCGACGAGGTTGAGGTTCTCGCAAACCGTTATCTGGGAATGTTTCTCCGTGGCGAGATCGACCGATTCGAGGTCGTTTATACAAGGTTTGTCTCGGCGTCTCGTCAGACACCCGTCAGCGAAACCTTGCTTCCGATGACGGTTGATCGTGCAAGAGAAGATGTCAGTCGACATCCCAGGAAAGGGGCGAATGGTGCCCTCGGTCGAGCACGGACTCCTTACGAGTTCCTGCCGGAACCGGAAAGCATTCTTGAAGAGATCGTTCCGGCGTCCTTCAAGGTTCGACTCTTCAAATGCTTCCTCGATGCCGCCGTCAGTGAACAAATCATGCGCATGATCGCCATGCGGGGCGCCACCGAAAATGCTGACGAAATGGTCAAAACACTGACCCGACAGTATAACCGTGCCCGGCAGTCACAGATTACTCGAGAGTTGTCTGAAATCATCGGTGGTGCCGCAGCGCTTGGTTGA
- a CDS encoding AtpZ/AtpI family protein — protein sequence MIQWILASESLAPASWGRGERRLSSPSSPSPVSAGLIWAYRISTLGLEFSLPALAGFALDRRWGTAPTATLVGACLGFFLGMLHMIRLASTTRSNESRE from the coding sequence ATGATCCAGTGGATCCTTGCGAGCGAGTCACTTGCCCCTGCAAGCTGGGGCCGAGGAGAAAGGCGATTGTCTTCCCCATCATCCCCGAGTCCCGTGTCGGCTGGGCTGATCTGGGCCTATCGGATCTCGACGTTGGGTCTGGAGTTCTCCCTGCCCGCCCTGGCAGGTTTTGCACTCGATCGACGTTGGGGGACCGCACCGACGGCGACCCTCGTGGGAGCATGTCTCGGATTCTTTCTCGGCATGCTTCACATGATTCGGCTCGCCTCCACAACCCGATCCAACGAATCGCGTGAGTGA
- a CDS encoding DUF4912 domain-containing protein, whose protein sequence is MTVETLKDCNKKELARMAKDRGIPGWHAMRKDQLVRALSTAIAPPSLPGRSSGIKKNDSNDVKSRDVRSRRSRAELQEPEPASAQASPPRTLDHGCVKDRIITSVRDPYWLHTYWELSRTTLGRAQAAMGQEWHRARPILRLMDVTSEDTTANAERVVRDIPIHGGVNNWYIDVCEPPRSYRVDIGYLSRQGRFFVLARSNVVTTPRVGCNDLLDEHWASVDSQYQTIFKQSLHGGSASRDLLEIFEERLRRPMNPLNFSSLGTGALQASNGNRNFHFEIDAELIVYGTTEPNAKVTLQGEPVKLRPDGSFSVRFSLPDSRQIIPAVSSSPDGVEERTIVLAVERNTKELEPMIHDGNEL, encoded by the coding sequence ATGACTGTCGAGACGCTCAAGGACTGCAACAAGAAGGAGCTGGCCCGGATGGCGAAAGACCGGGGTATTCCCGGTTGGCATGCGATGCGAAAAGACCAGCTCGTCCGAGCACTCAGTACCGCAATCGCTCCCCCGTCATTGCCTGGTCGCTCCTCCGGCATCAAAAAAAATGATTCGAACGACGTCAAGTCCCGTGACGTTCGCTCACGTCGGTCTCGGGCCGAATTGCAGGAACCTGAACCTGCCTCGGCTCAAGCTAGTCCGCCCAGGACCCTTGACCACGGTTGCGTCAAGGATCGCATTATTACTTCGGTACGCGATCCGTATTGGTTACACACCTATTGGGAATTGAGCCGAACCACACTTGGTCGTGCTCAGGCTGCCATGGGGCAAGAGTGGCATCGCGCTCGGCCGATCCTTCGGCTCATGGATGTCACCAGCGAAGATACCACCGCGAATGCCGAACGTGTCGTTCGAGACATCCCGATTCATGGAGGCGTGAACAATTGGTACATCGACGTTTGCGAGCCTCCTCGATCCTATCGGGTTGATATTGGATACCTCTCTCGTCAGGGAAGGTTTTTCGTCCTGGCCCGTTCCAATGTGGTCACTACCCCTCGCGTGGGCTGCAACGATTTGCTCGATGAGCACTGGGCCAGCGTCGATTCCCAGTACCAGACCATTTTCAAGCAATCGCTTCATGGTGGTTCTGCCTCACGAGACCTCCTCGAGATCTTCGAGGAACGTCTTCGACGCCCGATGAACCCCTTGAATTTCTCCAGTCTTGGAACTGGAGCGCTCCAGGCTTCAAACGGTAATCGAAATTTCCACTTCGAGATTGATGCCGAGCTGATCGTTTACGGCACGACTGAGCCGAATGCAAAAGTCACGCTTCAGGGGGAACCGGTCAAACTTCGGCCCGACGGCTCCTTCAGTGTTCGCTTCAGCCTTCCTGACAGCCGACAGATCATCCCGGCAGTCTCGTCCAGCCCAGACGGTGTCGAGGAGCGAACGATCGTCCTGGCGGTTGAGCGAAATACGAAGGAACTCGAACCGATGATCCACGACGGGAACGAGCTCTGA
- a CDS encoding glucose-6-phosphate dehydrogenase assembly protein OpcA: MSSSTVEAFYEGQGIPVELTEVEQALDQLWGPAAEKAGGPELESPAVTRVVLANVVIVHFGSNRPEMEATIEAITTQYPSRMIVLRHDPGAGRKLLTEVSAQCHLPAPGRPQVCSEQIILRTNVEGRDLLPGAVRSLVESDLHSVLWWCDDPREAPDLFEQLSGEATRIILDLPDPETDPASLAAAIEPGGRQSARDLVWFGLTAWRSLIADQFDSPATGNLARIASVRVRSIGKETNRPHRAAAWLIAWLAGQLGWKPEGSPRFKGKGRVEAAFRGPEDSVDVIIESEPGESISRAQIAEVEIRLRPEAQTATTLRIQCDGQGTCEICVIDAAGQGCAFPRLVKVPVPETTHSVSAALLTDRSDPPYHRALPITLWLLGC; encoded by the coding sequence ATGTCGTCCAGTACGGTCGAAGCGTTTTATGAAGGACAGGGCATTCCGGTCGAGCTGACCGAGGTTGAGCAAGCGCTCGATCAACTCTGGGGCCCTGCCGCCGAGAAGGCGGGGGGACCGGAACTCGAATCCCCGGCGGTCACCCGAGTGGTGCTGGCGAATGTTGTCATCGTGCACTTCGGATCGAATCGACCCGAGATGGAGGCGACCATCGAGGCGATTACGACCCAGTATCCCTCTCGGATGATTGTTCTGAGGCATGATCCCGGAGCGGGTCGAAAGCTTCTCACGGAGGTTTCTGCACAGTGCCATTTACCGGCGCCCGGACGGCCGCAGGTTTGCAGTGAGCAGATCATTCTCCGGACCAATGTCGAGGGGCGAGACTTGTTGCCCGGCGCAGTTCGGTCGCTGGTGGAGTCCGACCTGCACTCGGTCCTCTGGTGGTGCGATGACCCTCGGGAGGCTCCTGATCTTTTTGAGCAACTCTCCGGAGAAGCGACTCGGATCATCCTCGACCTTCCCGATCCGGAAACCGATCCCGCCAGTCTGGCTGCCGCAATTGAGCCTGGCGGCCGGCAATCGGCCCGGGATCTCGTATGGTTTGGACTGACGGCCTGGCGAAGTCTGATCGCGGATCAATTCGATTCACCCGCAACGGGGAATCTCGCGCGGATCGCCTCCGTCCGGGTCAGGTCGATTGGCAAGGAGACGAATCGACCGCACCGAGCCGCTGCCTGGTTGATCGCCTGGCTGGCCGGGCAACTGGGCTGGAAGCCCGAGGGAAGCCCCAGATTCAAGGGGAAGGGCCGAGTTGAGGCCGCCTTTCGTGGTCCGGAGGACTCAGTCGACGTGATCATCGAGTCAGAGCCTGGCGAAAGCATTTCTCGTGCCCAGATCGCGGAGGTCGAGATCAGACTCCGTCCAGAGGCTCAGACGGCGACCACACTCAGAATTCAATGTGATGGTCAGGGGACGTGTGAGATTTGCGTGATCGACGCAGCCGGCCAGGGATGTGCCTTTCCGAGACTGGTCAAGGTTCCCGTTCCCGAGACGACCCATTCCGTTTCGGCTGCATTGCTCACCGATCGTTCTGATCCGCCCTACCATCGCGCCCTGCCGATCACGCTCTGGTTGTTGGGATGCTGA
- a CDS encoding UvrB/UvrC motif-containing protein gives MSKDIRPILAGWDHDPDDFQVRIVAGLDGRDKLQMRLDLGLLQMELEGRPDGNKPFGADSLLDYHEARAQNNEVHSGTYVLEPADCEALMREAIQFYHRYVALFHLGRYDLVSRDTARNLRLFDFVKLHAIRDRDKLAFDQYRPYVTMMRARALAHQALDRSDHRTAIDVLDQAIGAIKGFFREYDQQEQINSSQELILLRKLRRDIDRERRADPVERLDDQLHHAVAREDYEEAARIRDQIRRLRIASSMNPSDRSPAS, from the coding sequence GTGAGTAAAGACATCCGCCCCATTCTTGCCGGCTGGGATCACGACCCCGACGACTTTCAGGTCCGCATCGTGGCCGGTCTCGACGGCCGAGACAAGCTTCAGATGCGACTTGATCTTGGCTTGCTTCAGATGGAACTAGAGGGCAGGCCTGATGGGAATAAACCCTTCGGTGCCGATTCCCTGCTGGACTACCACGAGGCCCGGGCTCAGAACAACGAGGTGCACTCAGGCACTTACGTCCTTGAACCTGCCGACTGCGAAGCGCTGATGCGGGAGGCCATCCAGTTCTATCACCGGTACGTCGCGCTCTTTCACCTCGGACGGTACGACCTCGTTTCGCGAGACACTGCACGCAATCTTCGACTCTTCGACTTCGTCAAGTTGCATGCGATTCGAGATCGCGACAAGCTCGCGTTCGATCAGTATCGTCCCTACGTCACCATGATGCGGGCCCGTGCGCTTGCTCATCAGGCGCTCGATCGAAGTGATCATCGCACCGCGATCGACGTTCTCGATCAGGCGATTGGTGCCATTAAAGGGTTTTTCCGAGAGTACGATCAGCAGGAACAGATCAACAGCTCTCAGGAATTAATCCTCCTCCGCAAGCTCCGTCGAGACATCGACCGAGAGAGACGCGCTGACCCTGTCGAACGTCTCGACGATCAACTCCATCACGCCGTCGCCCGGGAAGATTACGAGGAAGCGGCACGCATCCGAGATCAGATCCGTCGACTTCGAATCGCAAGTTCCATGAACCCCTCGGATCGCAGTCCCGCCTCTTGA
- the atpB gene encoding F0F1 ATP synthase subunit A, producing MADEHAHEHSPLDHVIDHPTLEIPFFGELDLPEVFGIQVTRFMVMETIAALVMLAVFIPLARHAARQQVTRGRFLNIFESILVFIRDKMARPAIGHHHADQFLPYLWTVFFFVLICNLLGMIPGGASATGNINVTATLALMTLGAVIVAGVKEMGPVGFLKNLVPHMDVPWIMKPILWPLMFVIEVAGLFIRHVVLSVRLFANMLAGHIVLAVILGFTLTVSQAALYIKGPVIAASVGGVVLLSLLELFVAFLQAYIFTFLSALFIGAAVHSH from the coding sequence ATGGCCGACGAACACGCACACGAACATAGTCCGCTTGACCATGTCATCGATCATCCGACGCTCGAAATCCCGTTCTTTGGCGAACTGGATTTACCCGAGGTGTTCGGGATTCAGGTGACACGCTTCATGGTCATGGAAACGATCGCCGCCTTGGTCATGTTGGCGGTCTTCATTCCGCTTGCGCGTCATGCTGCCCGACAGCAAGTGACTCGTGGCCGGTTTTTGAACATCTTCGAGTCAATTCTCGTTTTCATTCGGGACAAGATGGCCAGACCCGCGATTGGTCACCATCATGCTGACCAATTCCTGCCCTATCTCTGGACGGTTTTTTTCTTCGTGCTGATTTGCAACCTGCTGGGAATGATTCCTGGTGGGGCGTCTGCCACGGGGAATATCAACGTCACAGCGACTCTTGCTCTGATGACACTCGGCGCCGTGATCGTGGCCGGAGTCAAGGAGATGGGGCCGGTCGGCTTTCTGAAGAATCTTGTGCCACACATGGACGTCCCTTGGATCATGAAGCCGATCCTCTGGCCCTTGATGTTTGTCATTGAGGTTGCCGGACTCTTCATTCGGCACGTGGTCCTCTCAGTGCGGCTCTTTGCGAATATGCTCGCTGGCCATATTGTGCTGGCGGTCATCCTTGGCTTCACCCTGACGGTGTCGCAGGCGGCCCTCTACATCAAGGGGCCGGTGATTGCCGCCAGTGTTGGCGGCGTGGTGTTGTTGAGCCTGCTCGAACTGTTCGTGGCGTTTTTGCAGGCTTACATTTTCACCTTCTTGTCGGCGTTGTTTATCGGTGCGGCTGTCCACTCGCATTGA